A section of the Sebastes fasciatus isolate fSebFas1 chromosome 5, fSebFas1.pri, whole genome shotgun sequence genome encodes:
- the micos13 gene encoding MICOS complex subunit MIC13, translated as MAARILPVVKLITKVTIAGGALYVAYDSGLLGSSEQGSVALGKAKAAIPPAIEEWMKYFGLEAQLPTMPKIEFAPVQAWNSGVRQSISALSEAPTKATGYTNQGLQYLKDLTK; from the exons ATGGCTGCAAGGATACTGCCCGTAGTGAA ACTGATCACCAAGGTGACCATTGCAGGAGGAGCTCTCTACGTCGCCTATGACTCTGGTCTGTTGGGAAGCAGTGAGCAGGGCTCAGTGGCCCTGGGGAAGGCCAAGGCAGCTATACCTCCTGCCATAGAGGAGTGGATGAAGTACTTTGGCCTGGAG GCTCAGCTTCCAACCATGCCTAAGATTGAATTCGCTCCTGTTCAGGCGTGGAACTCTG GGGTGCGGCAGTCAATCTCAGCTCTTTCAGAGGCTCCAACAAAAGCAACTGGATACACAAATCAGGGTTTGCAGTACCTGAAAGACCTCACCAAGTGA
- the hsd11b1la gene encoding hydroxysteroid 11-beta-dehydrogenase 1-like protein, with protein sequence MGTFTKILLGSICAAFLAVKWTAPSFDAESLRGARVLVTGASTGIGEQMAYHYARFGAQIVITARREKVLQQVAEKCLSLGAQKALYVAADMASESDADKAVDFALEKLGGLDYLVLNHIGPSPFSMWDGDVEHTRWLMKVNFFSYIQMAWKALASLEQSKGSLVIVSSLLGKMPSPFVAPYTATKFALNGFFGALQHELAMKKSNVSLSICTLGLIDTESAMEKVRGVTNVQAYPAADAALNIIITGSTRQLELFYPWLTHIMTLTKDWFPSITNYIIQNTYNYIP encoded by the exons ATGGGAACTTTCACAAAAATCCTTTTAGGTAGTATATGTGCTGCTTTTCTAGCTGTCAAGTGGACTGCACCCAGTTTTGACGCAG AATCTCTCAGAGGAGCCAGGGTCTTGGTGACTGGGGCCAGTACGGGTATTGGTGAACAAATGGCATATCACTATGCCCGCTTTGGTGCCCAGATAGTAATTACAGCAAGGAGGGAGAAAGTGTTACAGCAG GTGGCAGAAAAGTGCCTGAGTTTAGGAGCCCAGAAAGCTCTCTATGTAGCAGCAGACATGGCCAGTGAGTCAGACGCAGACAAAGCCGTAGATTTTGCTCTGGAAAAGCTCGGAGGGTTGGATTACCTGGTTCTCAACCACATTGGCCCGAGCCCCTTCAGCATGTGGGACGGAGATGTGGAGCACACCAGGTGGCTGATGAAG GTCAATTTCTTCAGCTACATTCAGATGGCTTGGAAAGCTTTGGCCTCCCTTGAGCAAAGTAAAGGATCGCTGGTGATTGTTTCATCACTTTTAG GTAAAATGCCCAGTCCCTTCGTGGCACCGTATACAGCAACAAAATTTGCCTTGAATGGTTTCTTTGGGGCCCTTCAGCATGAGCTGGCTATGAAGAAGAGCAATGTGTCCCTCTCTATATGTACGCTGGGGCTCATCGATACTGAATCAGCTATGGAGAAAGTCAG GGGAGTCACTAATGTACAAGCCTACCCTGCAGCAGACGCAGCCTTGAACATCATCATTACAGGAAGTACGAGACAGCTGGAGCTCTTCTACCCTTGGCTCACCCACATTATGACTTTGACCAAAGACTGGTTCCCTTCCATCACAAACTACATCATCCAGAACACCTACAACTACATCCCATGA